The Larimichthys crocea isolate SSNF unplaced genomic scaffold, L_crocea_2.0 scaffold257, whole genome shotgun sequence genome window below encodes:
- the LOC113744869 gene encoding protocadherin gamma-C3-like, which translates to MGERGQRRRVKCWWLVGILLLCFVERILAQLRYSVPEEIQVGSPVGNVAKDLGLDIGTLKDRRFRIVSGPNHSLFQLNQNNGVLYVGQIMDREELCGGNKVCLINLKIVVESPLEIHYVGVEITDVNDHSPTFPEREQRLEIAEHTPPGTRFQIHAARDPDVGTQSVRLYKLSPNDFFDIEIRESEEDKIPSLVLKKALDREQKAEHHFMLTALDGGSPPKSGSLNLTITVLDTNDNRPVFSKDIYTVSLDENAPIGTLVIQINATDLDEGLNSDIVYIFGKTQKKKAHDTFELDSVTGEIRVKGNVDFEDTEVYRLDLQASDKGQLPWTAESRVVIKIKDVNDNKPDIEVTSLSNVVPEDSKPGTVISLISVTDRDSGMNGKVNCKISGNVPFDLTTSIEENMYSLVTKGRLDRETLSHYDITITATDCGEPPLSTVKTLSVQVSDVNDNRPNF; encoded by the coding sequence ATGGGAGAACGAGGACAAAGGCGCCGAGTGAAGTGCTGGTGGCTTGTCGGgattttgttgctgtgttttgtggaGCGGATTTTGGCTCAGCTAAGATACTCTGTTCCAGAAGAAATACAAGTGGGATCACCTGTTGGAAACGTTGCAAAGGATTTAGGGCTTGACATTGGTACTTTAAAAGACAGGCGGTTTCGCATTGTTTCGGGACCCAATCACTCTCTGTTTCAgttaaatcaaaacaatggAGTGTTGTATGTTGGACAAATAATGGACCGGGAGGAGCTCTGTGGTGGAAACAAGGTCTGTTTGATAAATCTGAAAATTGTTGTTGAAAGTCCGCTGGAAATACATTACGTTGGTGTTGAAATAACGGATGTTAATGACCATTCACCCACTTTCCCAGAACGCGAGCAGCGCCTGGAAATAGCGGAGCACACTCCCCCGGGTACTCGTTTCCAAATTCATGCGGCGAGAGACCCCGATGTCGGTACCCAGTCAGTCCGATTATATAAATTGAGTCCAAATGATTTTTTTGATATCGAAAtcagagagagcgaggaagacAAGATACCGTCTTTAGTGCTGAAAAAGGCGTTGGATAGGGAGCAAAAGGCAGAACATCATTTCATGTTAACAGCTCTTGATGGTGGCAGTCCGCCGAAATCTGGGAGCCTGAATTTAACCATAACTGTGCTGGATACAAATGATAATCGACCTGTGTTCAGTAAAGATATATATACTGTGTCATTAGATGAAAATGCCCCGATTGGAACACTTGTCATACAAATAAACGCTACAGATTTAGATGAAGGTTTAAACAGTGATATTGTATACATATTTGGAAAAACGCAAAAGAAAAAAGCGCATGACACATTTGAATTAGACAGCGTCACTGGAGAGATTCGAGTGAAAGGAAACGTGGACTTTGAGGACACGGAGGTTTACAGACTAGATTTGCAGGCTTCAGATAAAGGTCAGCTACCATGGACCGCTGAAAGTAGAgttgtgataaaaataaaagacgtgAACGACAATAAGCCAGATATTGAAGTAACGTCACTGTCTAACGTAGTCCCAGAAGATTCAAAGCCTGGCACGGTTATCTCTCTCATCAGTGTTACTGACAGAGATTCAGGCATGAATGGGAAAGTTAATTGTAAAATCTCAGGTAATGTTCCGTTTGATTTGACGACTTCCATTGAGGAAAACATGTACTCTCTTGTCACAAAGGGGCGTTTAGACCGAGAGACTCTGTCCCATTATGACATCACAATAACAGCTACCGACTGTGGTGAACCTCCACTTTCCACTGTAAAAACCTTGAGTGTTCAGGTGTCTGACGTGAATGACAACAGACCAAATTTC